In the genome of Haloarcula sp. CBA1129, one region contains:
- a CDS encoding GNAT family N-acetyltransferase, whose protein sequence is MDIVELPAEEDAVRRFVEELWLPYNLELEATTDQFALADDVDLITEEVPFRLDRVDSEGYRVWIAIEGATDAATLADMGGEFVGFIAGEIDEAPSVFDRPDRLFICDIYVRDPHRGTELATDLFDRLEIWAREAGCKEFSLDPHVDNNRAIAFYEKIGFETTQYHMVASIED, encoded by the coding sequence ATGGACATCGTCGAACTACCTGCTGAAGAAGATGCTGTCCGTCGGTTTGTCGAGGAACTTTGGCTGCCGTACAATCTCGAGCTCGAAGCGACCACTGATCAGTTCGCACTTGCTGACGATGTCGATCTTATAACAGAGGAGGTTCCATTCCGACTCGACCGTGTCGACTCGGAGGGATACCGGGTCTGGATCGCCATTGAGGGTGCTACCGATGCAGCCACCCTCGCCGATATGGGTGGCGAGTTTGTTGGTTTCATCGCGGGTGAAATCGACGAAGCACCGAGCGTCTTCGACCGACCCGATCGGCTGTTCATCTGTGACATTTATGTTCGTGATCCCCACCGCGGAACGGAACTGGCTACCGACCTATTTGATCGTCTCGAGATTTGGGCCCGTGAGGCCGGCTGTAAGGAGTTCAGCCTTGATCCACACGTGGACAACAATCGAGCCATTGCCTTCTATGAGAAGATCGGTTTTGAGACGACGCAGTATCACATGGTGGCTAGCATAGAGGACTGA